The Clostridium bornimense genome includes a region encoding these proteins:
- a CDS encoding ABC transporter ATP-binding protein has product MAFLEIKNLKKIYTTRFGGNKVEALKDISFSVEEGEYIAVMGESGSGKTTLLNILAALDKPSSGEVLLEGNSILNIKEKEISAFRRNHLGFVFQDFNLLDTFSLKDNIFLPLVLSGKDFQYMDNRLQPIATKLCIKDILEKYPYEVSGGQKQRAAVARALITNPKLILADEPTGALDSKSATELLELFADINEAGQTIVMVTHSTKAASHASRVLFIKDGNVFHQLYRGTMSNNEMYEKISDTLTVLSTGGEENE; this is encoded by the coding sequence ATGGCATTTTTAGAGATTAAAAATTTAAAGAAAATATATACAACAAGATTTGGGGGAAATAAAGTTGAAGCCTTAAAAGATATATCTTTTTCCGTTGAGGAAGGAGAATATATTGCTGTGATGGGAGAGTCAGGATCAGGTAAAACAACATTGTTAAATATATTAGCAGCATTAGATAAACCAAGTAGTGGAGAGGTCTTATTAGAAGGTAATAGTATACTTAATATAAAAGAAAAAGAAATCTCAGCATTCCGTAGAAATCATTTAGGATTTGTATTTCAAGATTTTAATTTGTTAGATACTTTTTCATTAAAGGATAATATATTTTTACCATTAGTTTTATCAGGTAAAGATTTTCAATATATGGATAATAGATTACAACCAATAGCTACAAAACTATGTATTAAGGATATATTAGAAAAATATCCATATGAGGTATCAGGAGGTCAAAAACAAAGAGCGGCTGTTGCAAGAGCACTTATTACAAATCCTAAGTTGATTTTGGCAGATGAACCAACAGGAGCATTAGATTCAAAATCTGCAACAGAACTATTAGAGTTATTTGCAGATATAAATGAAGCTGGTCAAACTATTGTTATGGTAACTCATAGTACAAAAGCAGCTAGTCATGCAAGTAGGGTGCTATTTATTAAAGACGGTAATGTTTTTCATCAACTATATCGTGGAACAATGAGTAATAATGAAATGTATGAAAAAATTTCAGATACCCTTACTGTATTAAGTACAGGAGGAGAAGAAAATGAATAG
- a CDS encoding ABC transporter permease, whose translation MNSIFYFKLAKTNINKNRKIYFPYILAIIAIVMTFYTMKAISINEGIDMMRCGIQVKMLLKFATTIIGIFAVIFLFYTNSFIIKNRKKEIGLYNILGMEKKHIAKVFFFETVIVVTISIVLGLLGGFIIGKLMFLILLNLAKFDITLSFSISFKAIISTIKLILVTFIAILIMNLIQIKVTNPVELLKSGQKGERMPKTSWFSAILGVVFLIIGYEIALAVESPLAAINKFFIATIFVIVGTYFTFKAGIITLLKILKKNKKFYYSTNNFISVSSMIYRMKQNAAGLANICILSTAVLLTISTTVCLYMGEESSLKNSYPQDIQITFGDYKGDKNTVEDAVNSELNLNNLVKENTIEFDYKEFIATLDNNRFNVVEKENIMSNISSVCGVAFITLDKYKKVENTNVKLNENEIFIYTNEGKYEKDTVKLGNSSYKVKEELTSLKFVNKEDSVNIKSYFIVVKDEEILNEIGKSLNTEELNKDKYYISFDIKGSKEDCINFCNNTYNKINSDNISFQSIFMDREAYYAMNGGFLFIGAYLGILFTMAMVLIIYYKQISEGYEDNERFKIMKKVGISDYEVKKSIKKQILLVFFIPLVTAIIHVGFAFKMMNKMLALFGVGSTEIFIQCIFGTSVVFAIIYIVVYRLTARTYYKIVNN comes from the coding sequence ATGAATAGTATTTTCTATTTTAAATTAGCAAAAACAAACATTAATAAAAATAGGAAAATATATTTTCCATATATTTTAGCAATCATTGCTATAGTTATGACATTTTATACAATGAAGGCTATTTCAATTAATGAAGGTATAGATATGATGAGATGTGGTATACAAGTAAAAATGTTACTGAAATTTGCTACAACAATTATCGGAATTTTTGCGGTGATATTTTTATTTTATACTAATAGTTTCATAATTAAGAACAGAAAAAAGGAAATAGGATTATATAATATTTTAGGAATGGAAAAAAAGCATATTGCAAAAGTATTCTTTTTTGAAACTGTAATAGTAGTAACAATTAGTATAGTACTGGGGTTATTAGGAGGATTTATAATAGGAAAATTGATGTTTCTTATATTGCTTAACTTAGCTAAATTTGATATTACATTATCATTTTCTATATCCTTTAAGGCAATAATATCGACAATAAAATTAATTCTAGTAACCTTTATAGCCATATTAATAATGAATTTAATACAAATAAAAGTGACAAATCCAGTTGAACTTTTAAAAAGTGGACAAAAAGGAGAAAGAATGCCGAAGACATCATGGTTTTCTGCAATATTAGGAGTTGTATTTCTTATAATAGGTTATGAAATAGCACTTGCTGTAGAGTCACCTTTAGCAGCAATAAATAAGTTTTTTATAGCTACGATTTTTGTTATAGTAGGTACTTATTTCACTTTCAAAGCAGGAATAATAACGCTTTTAAAAATATTAAAGAAGAATAAGAAATTTTATTATAGTACAAATAATTTCATTTCTGTTTCATCTATGATTTATCGTATGAAACAAAACGCAGCAGGATTAGCTAATATATGTATATTAAGTACAGCTGTATTATTAACTATTTCAACTACAGTATGTTTATATATGGGTGAAGAATCTAGTCTTAAAAATAGTTATCCTCAAGATATTCAAATAACATTTGGAGATTATAAAGGAGATAAAAATACTGTTGAAGATGCAGTTAATAGCGAATTAAATTTGAACAATTTAGTAAAAGAAAATACAATAGAATTTGACTATAAAGAATTTATTGCAACATTAGATAATAATAGATTTAATGTTGTCGAAAAAGAAAATATTATGAGTAATATAAGTAGTGTTTGTGGTGTAGCATTTATTACTTTAGATAAATATAAAAAAGTTGAAAATACGAATGTAAAGTTAAATGAAAATGAAATATTTATCTATACCAATGAAGGGAAGTATGAAAAAGATACTGTAAAGTTAGGAAATAGTAGCTATAAGGTAAAGGAAGAACTTACTTCATTAAAGTTTGTGAACAAAGAAGATAGTGTTAATATTAAATCATATTTTATAGTTGTAAAAGATGAAGAAATATTAAATGAAATAGGTAAAAGTCTTAATACAGAAGAATTAAACAAAGACAAATATTATATTTCATTTGATATAAAGGGATCTAAGGAAGATTGTATTAATTTTTGTAATAACACTTATAATAAAATTAATAGTGATAATATTAGTTTTCAAAGTATTTTTATGGATAGAGAAGCTTATTATGCAATGAACGGTGGTTTCCTATTTATTGGAGCATATTTAGGTATATTATTTACAATGGCGATGGTGCTTATAATTTATTATAAACAAATCTCTGAAGGCTATGAAGATAATGAAAGATTTAAGATAATGAAAAAAGTAGGTATTAGTGATTATGAGGTAAAAAAATCTATTAAGAAACAAATTCTATTAGTATTTTTTATACCATTAGTAACAGCGATTATTCATGTAGGATTTGCTTTTAAGATGATGAATAAGATGTTAGCATTATTTGGTGTGGGAAGCACGGAGATATTTATACAATGTATTTTTGGCACTAGCGTAGTTTTTGCAATAATATATATTGTAGTATATAGGCTGACAGCTAGAACCTATTATAAAATAGTTAATAATTAA
- the rpsD gene encoding 30S ribosomal protein S4 — MSTMFGPRFKVCRRLGLNVIGHPKAMNRAVKGTARNDKKLSSYGTQLLEKQRLRAYYGVYEKQFRNYVKKALKEKDLTGYALIKMLECRLDNIVYRLGFASSIAQARQMVNHGHFLVNGKKVDIPSFQVSVGDVITLKSKSQKIELFRDNFLDNIVNTLPYLTKDENNFSGILERYPNREEVPIEINEVLVVEFYSKLQ, encoded by the coding sequence ATGTCAACAATGTTTGGACCTAGGTTTAAGGTCTGCAGAAGATTAGGATTAAATGTTATCGGACATCCTAAAGCCATGAATAGAGCGGTAAAAGGTACTGCAAGAAATGATAAAAAACTTTCTTCTTATGGTACTCAGTTACTAGAAAAACAAAGACTTAGAGCTTACTATGGTGTTTACGAAAAGCAATTTAGAAACTATGTAAAAAAAGCACTTAAAGAAAAAGATTTAACAGGATATGCATTGATTAAAATGCTAGAATGTAGGCTCGATAATATTGTATATCGTCTAGGTTTTGCCTCCTCAATAGCGCAAGCTAGACAAATGGTTAACCATGGACACTTTTTAGTTAATGGAAAGAAAGTAGATATTCCTTCATTCCAAGTTTCTGTGGGAGATGTTATTACTTTAAAAAGTAAATCCCAAAAAATTGAACTTTTTAGAGATAATTTCTTAGATAATATTGTAAACACATTACCCTATTTAACAAAAGATGAAAATAATTTTTCAGGAATCCTTGAAAGATATCCTAATCGTGAAGAAGTGCCAATAGAGATTAATGAAGTTCTAGTGGTAGAGTTTTATTCAAAACTTCAATAA
- a CDS encoding response regulator transcription factor, with the protein MYKILIVEDDEIIATLLKDNLCKWGYEGKVIDDFTKVMEEFLEFDPQLVILDITLPFYNGYHWCSEIRKVSKVPIIFASSTSDNMNLIMAINMGADDFISKPFDLNVMIAKIQALLRRTYSFQGQVDILENNGVILNLGEAILTYKDKKLELSKNEFKIMQILLENKNKVVSREDIMTHLWKSDSFIDDNTLTVNVTRLRKKLEDIELKDFIKTKKGIGYIIGG; encoded by the coding sequence ATGTATAAGATTTTAATAGTTGAAGATGATGAAATTATTGCAACACTACTTAAGGATAATTTATGTAAATGGGGATATGAAGGAAAGGTAATAGATGATTTTACTAAAGTTATGGAAGAATTTTTAGAATTTGATCCCCAGCTAGTAATTTTAGATATAACATTGCCATTTTATAATGGCTATCATTGGTGTAGTGAAATAAGAAAAGTGTCTAAGGTACCGATAATATTTGCATCATCTACAAGTGATAATATGAATTTAATTATGGCGATAAATATGGGAGCTGATGATTTTATATCAAAGCCTTTTGATTTAAATGTAATGATAGCAAAAATACAAGCACTTCTTAGAAGAACATATTCTTTTCAAGGACAAGTTGATATATTAGAAAATAATGGAGTAATTTTGAATTTGGGAGAAGCTATTTTAACTTATAAAGATAAGAAGTTAGAATTAAGTAAAAATGAATTTAAGATTATGCAAATACTCCTAGAAAATAAAAATAAAGTAGTTTCAAGGGAGGATATTATGACCCACCTTTGGAAAAGCGATAGTTTTATTGATGATAATACTCTTACTGTTAATGTTACTCGTCTTAGGAAGAAGCTTGAAGATATAGAACTAAAAGATTTTATAAAAACAAAAAAAGGAATAGGTTATATAATAGGTGGTTAA
- a CDS encoding sensor histidine kinase, translating into MQGNIFISYLKERFKIIIAFVTFIVIFFIVYSLYHISFEPILYSSILIVTLTMIFSIYDFYKYYTNNIKVKGILRDIQYVEDSLPESRCLLEQYYQEIIKNLYERNKRIEGTSNNNISEMIEYYTMWVHQIKTPIAALHMILQSMELGKEKRAISQELFKIEQYVEMALYFVRMGTMSSDLRLESYSIKSIVNDVIKKYSTIFINKKIKLNLEDIDIEVITDEKWISFVLEQVISNALKYTKKGTISIYMDSKSKETLVIEDTGIGIAKEDIPRVFERGFTGYNGRMDRKSTGIGLYLCKKILDNLSHKITIDSEIGKGTTVAIDFSRKNIEIL; encoded by the coding sequence GTGCAAGGTAACATATTTATATCATATTTAAAAGAGAGATTTAAAATCATAATAGCTTTCGTTACTTTTATAGTTATCTTTTTTATTGTATATAGTTTGTATCATATTTCTTTTGAGCCTATTTTATATTCGTCTATATTAATAGTTACATTGACCATGATATTTTCAATATATGATTTTTACAAATACTATACTAATAATATAAAGGTGAAAGGTATACTAAGAGATATTCAATATGTAGAGGATTCTTTACCTGAAAGTAGATGTCTTTTAGAACAGTATTATCAGGAAATTATAAAGAATTTATACGAAAGAAACAAGAGGATAGAGGGTACATCTAATAACAATATTAGTGAGATGATAGAGTATTATACAATGTGGGTACATCAGATAAAAACTCCTATTGCAGCATTACATATGATATTGCAGTCAATGGAATTGGGGAAAGAAAAGAGAGCTATATCACAGGAGCTATTTAAGATAGAACAATATGTTGAGATGGCATTGTATTTTGTAAGAATGGGTACAATGTCTAGTGATTTAAGGTTAGAAAGTTATTCTATAAAATCTATTGTTAATGATGTGATAAAAAAGTATTCAACAATTTTTATTAATAAAAAGATAAAATTAAATTTAGAAGATATTGATATTGAAGTAATAACTGATGAGAAGTGGATTTCTTTTGTATTAGAGCAGGTTATATCTAATGCATTGAAGTATACAAAGAAAGGTACGATATCAATATATATGGATAGTAAGTCAAAAGAGACTTTAGTTATAGAAGATACAGGAATAGGTATAGCTAAAGAAGATATTCCAAGAGTATTTGAAAGAGGATTTACAGGATATAATGGAAGGATGGATAGGAAGTCCACGGGGATAGGGTTATATTTATGCAAGAAAATACTAGATAACTTATCTCATAAAATTACTATAGATTCTGAAATAGGTAAAGGAACTACTGTTGCCATTGATTTTTCAAGAAAAAATATAGAAATATTGTAA
- a CDS encoding carbohydrate-binding protein: MNLLLNLKNKLAVVLSIVLVSTLFAFVGTPVKAEAATDNVSFYYSDNYGFYHGGVENDIYIKVKNIAYDKNVVVHYKNADDDTWYDCSATYVKSLNNGEEIWVARITNFGTGVENFCIKYEVNGETYWDNNSGSNYSITDTLGVAPIHVIRSPYYGDGNPKVTLKNYGYEKTVKVIYTVDDWSTQGSYELEYEKTLENGNEIWNGDVPSEIKGKTIEYYISYTVNGQTYYDSNFGENYSCYTY; the protein is encoded by the coding sequence ATGAATTTACTATTAAACTTAAAAAATAAATTAGCAGTAGTACTTTCTATTGTATTGGTATCAACTTTATTTGCTTTTGTAGGGACACCTGTAAAAGCTGAAGCAGCTACTGATAATGTGTCTTTCTATTATTCTGATAATTATGGATTTTATCATGGCGGTGTAGAAAATGATATTTACATAAAAGTAAAAAATATAGCTTATGATAAGAACGTAGTTGTTCACTATAAGAATGCTGATGATGATACTTGGTATGATTGTTCTGCAACTTATGTTAAGAGCCTCAATAATGGTGAGGAAATATGGGTAGCAAGGATTACAAACTTTGGAACAGGTGTTGAAAATTTCTGCATTAAATATGAAGTAAATGGCGAGACTTATTGGGATAATAACAGTGGAAGTAATTATTCTATTACTGATACTTTAGGCGTAGCACCTATTCATGTAATAAGATCACCATATTATGGAGATGGCAATCCTAAGGTAACTTTAAAGAACTATGGTTATGAGAAAACTGTAAAAGTAATTTACACAGTAGACGATTGGAGTACTCAAGGTAGCTATGAATTAGAATATGAGAAAACTTTAGAAAATGGAAATGAGATATGGAATGGGGATGTACCTTCAGAAATAAAAGGAAAGACTATTGAGTATTATATTTCATATACAGTAAATGGACAAACTTATTATGATAGTAACTTTGGTGAAAATTATTCTTGTTATACTTATTAA